In a genomic window of Gloeocapsopsis dulcis:
- a CDS encoding LysR family transcriptional regulator — protein sequence MKQATLHQLKVFEAAARHGSFTRAAEELFLTQPTVSMQVKQLTKAVGLPLFEQVGKRLYLTEAGRELFTTCRAIFEQLAQLEMTVADLKGLKQGQLRLAVITTAKYFVPRLLGPFCQRYPGIDISLQVTNHSGILERLTDNLDDLYVMSQVPEHLDVVFQPFLDNPLVVLAPANHPLANEKNISLSRLAEEPFIMREPGSGTRKAVQKLFAAHDIAVKVKLELGSNEAIKQAIAGGLGLSVLSRHTLTPDGATSELTVLDVEDFPIHRNWYVVYPNGKQLSVVARTYLEYLLDAAKQFSTS from the coding sequence TTGAAGCAAGCAACGCTTCATCAATTGAAGGTATTTGAAGCTGCTGCACGACATGGTAGCTTTACACGGGCAGCTGAAGAATTGTTTCTGACTCAACCTACTGTCTCGATGCAAGTCAAACAACTGACAAAGGCAGTAGGATTACCTCTATTTGAACAAGTAGGTAAACGTCTTTACTTAACAGAAGCTGGTAGAGAATTATTTACAACCTGTCGAGCCATTTTTGAGCAGTTAGCTCAGTTAGAAATGACTGTGGCTGACCTCAAGGGCTTAAAGCAAGGACAATTACGCCTAGCTGTTATTACAACAGCTAAGTATTTTGTACCACGTTTGTTAGGTCCATTTTGTCAGCGTTATCCTGGTATTGATATTTCGTTGCAGGTCACTAACCACTCTGGCATTCTCGAACGATTGACGGATAATCTCGACGATTTATACGTTATGAGTCAGGTTCCAGAACACTTAGACGTAGTGTTTCAACCATTTTTGGATAATCCGCTTGTCGTGCTAGCACCAGCGAATCATCCTTTAGCCAATGAAAAAAATATCTCGCTTTCACGGCTTGCTGAAGAACCTTTTATTATGCGCGAACCTGGTTCTGGAACACGAAAGGCAGTTCAAAAACTCTTTGCCGCGCACGATATTGCGGTGAAAGTAAAATTGGAACTTGGTAGTAACGAAGCTATCAAGCAAGCGATCGCTGGTGGTTTGGGACTTTCTGTTTTATCTCGCCATACTTTAACACCAGACGGAGCTACTAGTGAATTGACAGTATTAGACGTAGAAGATTTTCCAATTCATCGAAACTGGTATGTCGTATATCCCAATGGTAAGCAGCTTTCAGTTGTGGCGCGTACTTACTTGGAATATTTACTCGATGCTGCTAAACAATTTTCTACTTCTTAA
- a CDS encoding phytanoyl-CoA dioxygenase family protein, producing the protein MLASIQAQTQQFDIASIMGGLYGDGIIGLKGAFDRSWVQEVAEDIEVLFQEALQRPGGTLNRGPNRYYVETHPERLRGFVDLVSHSWVVAVCEAVLGPEYKIVEIGFDVPGPGAVNQPWHRDFPTPPETLIGRRLSSLAFNVTTVDVYEDMGPFEIAPGTQWDDLSEFEHGMFPPKSLYGRYKERAQQKMPKMGDISARSSLTIHRGTANLSNKFRPVLVLGVEAPDATQAVQHNLQVTRTFYESLPDQVHRHLACRLVDQLEPLVQAHSIEGLLMGDT; encoded by the coding sequence ATGCTCGCAAGCATTCAGGCGCAGACCCAGCAGTTTGACATCGCAAGCATCATGGGCGGACTCTACGGGGATGGTATCATCGGTCTCAAAGGAGCCTTCGACCGCAGCTGGGTGCAGGAAGTGGCAGAGGACATCGAGGTCTTGTTTCAGGAGGCGCTGCAGCGCCCAGGTGGTACGCTCAACCGAGGACCCAACCGCTACTATGTGGAAACTCACCCAGAGCGGTTACGTGGCTTCGTCGACTTGGTCTCACACTCCTGGGTAGTTGCCGTATGCGAGGCGGTGCTTGGTCCAGAGTACAAAATCGTCGAGATTGGCTTTGACGTGCCGGGTCCTGGTGCCGTCAACCAGCCGTGGCACCGCGATTTCCCTACTCCGCCAGAGACGCTGATCGGTCGGCGTTTGAGTTCTTTGGCGTTCAACGTCACCACCGTTGACGTGTACGAGGACATGGGACCATTCGAGATCGCACCTGGTACGCAGTGGGACGATCTAAGCGAATTCGAGCACGGCATGTTCCCACCCAAGTCCCTCTACGGGCGCTATAAAGAGCGCGCACAGCAGAAGATGCCGAAGATGGGCGACATTTCGGCGCGATCGTCTCTCACGATCCACCGTGGTACGGCCAATCTCTCGAACAAGTTCCGTCCGGTGCTTGTCCTTGGCGTCGAAGCACCGGACGCTACCCAGGCGGTGCAGCACAACCTGCAGGTTACTAGGACGTTCTACGAGTCACTACCCGATCAGGTGCATCGACATCTAGCATGTCGCCTTGTCGATCAACTGGAGCCGCTCGTGCAGGCACACAGCATTGAAGGGTTGCTGATGGGTGATACCTGA
- a CDS encoding RNA recognition motif domain-containing protein: protein MSIYVGNLSFEVTQDDLTSIFAEYGTVKRVQLPTDRESGLPRGFGFVEMESEAAESTAIEALDGAEWMGRTMKVNKAKPREDRRSDGGNWGNSNQNYSKRY from the coding sequence ATGTCAATTTATGTAGGTAACTTATCCTTTGAAGTTACTCAAGACGATCTAACCAGTATTTTTGCTGAGTATGGCACTGTAAAACGCGTACAACTACCAACAGATCGTGAATCTGGTCTTCCTCGGGGCTTCGGATTTGTAGAAATGGAAAGTGAAGCTGCCGAATCTACTGCAATCGAAGCTCTCGATGGTGCAGAATGGATGGGAAGAACAATGAAAGTAAATAAAGCAAAACCACGCGAAGACAGACGTTCAGATGGCGGAAACTGGGGTAACAGCAACCAAAATTACTCGAAACGCTACTAA
- a CDS encoding ATP-binding protein, with translation MNLSTSLEIVGRSAQFQRIVEVLARDGDLLIAGVPGCGRRTLVRTAALEVGAIALEVDCIRAIEGRQFVQLLAEAISQNFDSTLIQTWVNTIAKDLFVVHVEENSNKLRLADSLTPKQLWQAFERLIQLPQLLAEVVNKQVLLILQSFPHLRLWDRNGEWENTLRREIQSQTRVSYVLIATIAEITHTEDYPLEVVELTPLADEVLAVWAREILHTQGLTFDSRSPALEIFLHAVQGHIGDAMTLIRRLVIHRTDELIRDEQVYQAIQGLLQDLSITFESLLMLLPASQVQLLECLALDPTSKPQSREYIQKHGLSRGGSLQGALTALQHKGLIYGSEQNYRLALPFFALWLRQRLSE, from the coding sequence GTGAACTTATCTACTTCTTTAGAAATTGTTGGGCGTTCGGCTCAATTTCAACGCATCGTGGAAGTTCTTGCCCGCGATGGAGATCTCTTAATTGCCGGAGTACCAGGCTGTGGGCGACGGACTTTAGTGCGAACAGCAGCTTTGGAAGTGGGAGCGATCGCTTTAGAAGTAGACTGCATCCGCGCCATCGAAGGTAGGCAATTTGTCCAATTACTTGCCGAGGCAATTAGCCAAAACTTTGACTCTACGCTGATTCAGACTTGGGTTAACACGATTGCTAAAGATTTGTTTGTCGTCCACGTCGAAGAAAACAGCAATAAACTGAGACTGGCAGATTCTTTAACGCCAAAACAGCTATGGCAAGCATTTGAACGATTAATTCAACTACCGCAACTTTTAGCGGAAGTGGTGAATAAGCAAGTCTTGTTAATTTTGCAGAGTTTTCCGCACCTCCGTTTATGGGATCGTAATGGTGAATGGGAAAACACGCTAAGACGAGAAATTCAGTCACAGACGCGTGTCAGCTACGTACTAATTGCAACAATTGCAGAAATCACACATACAGAGGATTACCCGCTAGAAGTTGTCGAACTAACTCCCTTAGCTGATGAGGTGTTGGCAGTATGGGCACGAGAAATCTTACATACCCAGGGACTTACCTTTGATTCGCGATCGCCTGCTTTAGAAATTTTCCTTCATGCAGTTCAAGGACACATTGGCGATGCGATGACACTGATTCGTCGCCTTGTCATCCATCGTACCGATGAACTCATCCGCGATGAACAAGTATATCAGGCAATTCAGGGGCTGTTACAAGACTTGTCAATCACCTTTGAGTCATTACTAATGCTTTTACCTGCGAGTCAAGTACAACTTTTAGAGTGTCTTGCTTTAGATCCCACAAGTAAACCACAAAGCCGAGAATACATTCAAAAACACGGGCTTTCTCGTGGTGGAAGCCTTCAAGGTGCATTGACAGCATTACAGCACAAAGGCTTAATCTACGGTTCCGAGCAAAATTATCGTCTGGCGCTTCCCTTTTTTGCTTTATGGCTGCGCCAACGGTTAAGTGAGTAG
- the trpS gene encoding tryptophan--tRNA ligase — MAKQRVLSGVQPTGNLHLGNYLGAVRNWVEGQSEYENFFCVVDLHAITVPHNPATLAADTYTIAALYLACGIDLEYSNIFVQSHVCAHSELTWLLNCITPLNWLQDMIQFKEKAIKQGENVNTGLLDYPVLMAADILLYQADKVPVGDDQKQHLELTRDIAARFNYQFARENPVLKLPDPLIRKEGARVMSLTDGTRKMSKSDPADASRINLLDTPEQIQQKIKRCKTDPIRGLTFDDPDRPECHNLLTLHMLLSGKSKQEVAAECQDMGWGQFKPLLTETAIAALKPIQDKYHAVINDKGYLESVLRSGREKAEVIASQTLNKVKSSLGYSMPV, encoded by the coding sequence ATGGCTAAGCAGCGGGTTTTATCTGGAGTTCAACCAACTGGTAATTTACACTTAGGGAATTATCTAGGTGCAGTTCGCAATTGGGTAGAAGGGCAAAGCGAATACGAGAATTTCTTTTGTGTCGTAGATCTACACGCAATCACAGTTCCGCATAACCCAGCAACCTTAGCAGCAGATACCTATACGATCGCTGCGTTGTATCTTGCCTGTGGCATTGACTTAGAATACTCCAATATCTTCGTCCAATCCCATGTTTGCGCCCACAGTGAACTTACATGGCTACTCAATTGCATCACGCCCTTGAACTGGCTACAAGACATGATTCAATTTAAGGAAAAGGCAATCAAGCAGGGAGAAAATGTCAATACGGGCTTACTCGATTATCCAGTATTAATGGCAGCAGATATTTTGCTGTATCAAGCGGATAAAGTACCGGTGGGTGACGATCAAAAGCAACACTTGGAACTTACCCGCGATATTGCAGCGCGGTTTAACTACCAGTTTGCCAGAGAAAATCCAGTTCTTAAGTTGCCAGACCCACTCATTCGCAAAGAAGGGGCGCGGGTAATGAGTCTGACAGATGGTACCCGCAAAATGTCTAAATCCGATCCTGCTGATGCTAGTCGGATTAATTTGCTCGATACTCCAGAACAAATTCAACAAAAAATTAAGCGTTGTAAAACTGATCCGATACGGGGTTTAACATTTGACGATCCAGACCGACCCGAATGTCATAATTTGTTAACACTCCATATGCTGCTTTCGGGTAAGTCAAAGCAAGAAGTTGCTGCGGAGTGTCAAGATATGGGCTGGGGACAATTTAAGCCACTACTCACAGAAACAGCGATCGCTGCCCTCAAGCCTATTCAAGACAAATATCATGCTGTCATAAACGACAAAGGCTATTTAGAGTCAGTATTACGTTCAGGACGAGAAAAAGCAGAAGTGATCGCAAGCCAAACCCTGAACAAAGTGAAATCATCTTTGGGCTATTCTATGCCAGTTTAA
- a CDS encoding BMC domain-containing protein yields the protein METPNQGYAPREQFSRKDDLRESALGLVSTLSFPAIIQTADAMLKSSEVTLVGFEKIGSGHCTAIVRGKVASIRLAVEAGAQTAAEFGQLVSKLVIPRPLPNLDVVFPIGNRLSDLAQFERDIRVSSQAIGLLETRGFPVMVGAADAMLKAADVQLMSYEKIGAGLCTAIIRGAVADVVVAVEAGMQEALRIDANSLNAITIIPRPLDDLEQNLPLASCLIEEQPKPLKLPVAIKDKLPEAELIELPDLATIPVEIHQDE from the coding sequence ATGGAGACACCAAACCAAGGATACGCTCCCAGGGAGCAGTTCAGCAGAAAAGATGATCTTCGGGAAAGTGCCTTGGGTTTAGTTTCAACCTTGAGCTTTCCGGCAATTATCCAAACGGCTGATGCTATGCTGAAGTCCTCTGAAGTGACTTTAGTAGGATTCGAGAAGATTGGCAGTGGTCACTGTACTGCGATCGTGCGTGGTAAAGTCGCTAGCATTCGCTTGGCAGTTGAAGCGGGTGCCCAGACAGCTGCAGAATTTGGTCAGCTTGTTTCAAAGCTGGTTATACCACGACCTTTACCTAATTTGGATGTAGTATTTCCAATTGGTAACCGCTTGTCTGACCTCGCTCAGTTTGAGCGCGACATTCGCGTTAGTAGTCAAGCAATTGGTTTACTAGAAACGCGCGGCTTCCCAGTCATGGTCGGGGCAGCTGATGCGATGCTCAAAGCTGCTGATGTACAATTGATGTCATACGAAAAGATCGGCGCGGGGCTATGTACCGCAATCATTCGCGGAGCAGTTGCAGATGTCGTGGTAGCAGTAGAAGCAGGAATGCAGGAGGCTTTACGCATTGACGCAAACTCGTTAAATGCAATCACCATCATTCCTAGACCTTTAGATGACTTGGAGCAGAACTTACCTCTAGCAAGTTGCTTAATTGAAGAGCAACCTAAGCCATTGAAGTTACCAGTAGCAATTAAAGATAAGTTACCCGAAGCTGAATTAATTGAGCTACCAGATTTGGCAACAATTCCAGTAGAAATTCATCAGGATGAGTAA
- a CDS encoding MerR family transcriptional regulator, with protein sequence MLIHEVAEYFAITADTVRYYEKQGLLTEKHVRRRTNGYREYTEAALGRIRLIRLGQIANFGLAELRSGIELWESGKLSEEQKAEIWHQQLKRLDRQFEVLQESRNFIMSKLQQLQNCHKA encoded by the coding sequence ATGCTGATTCACGAAGTTGCTGAGTATTTCGCCATCACAGCAGATACGGTGAGATACTATGAGAAACAAGGATTACTGACTGAAAAGCATGTCCGTCGCCGAACAAACGGCTACCGTGAATACACTGAAGCAGCACTTGGACGCATCCGCCTGATTCGTCTTGGACAAATTGCCAACTTCGGTCTCGCCGAATTGCGTTCTGGTATTGAGTTATGGGAATCAGGAAAGCTTAGTGAGGAGCAGAAAGCTGAAATTTGGCATCAGCAACTAAAGCGCCTAGACAGACAGTTTGAGGTGCTGCAAGAGTCTCGGAACTTCATCATGAGTAAGCTTCAGCAGTTACAAAATTGCCATAAAGCTTGA
- a CDS encoding methylenetetrahydrofolate reductase, producing MLNNLNGTSLNLLRTAIIRGDFLITAEVAPPKGSNPSHMVQMAQQLKDRVHAVNITDGSRAVLRMSSLAASVILLQHEIEPICQIACRDRNRIGLQADLMGAYALGIRNILALTGDPVKAGDHVDAKSVFDLESIRLLKLIHKMNSGIDCCDQPLSDGATDLFPGAAVDPQLASWSGLQSRFERKLEAGAQFFQSQLITDFDRLEKFMDQIANGCGKPIMAGIFLLKSAKNAQFINRCVPGVNIPQHIIDRLEQAKDPLQEGVKIAAEQVQIARELCQGIHMMAVKREDLIPQILDLAGVAPVKRPIMSMKT from the coding sequence ATGCTAAATAATTTAAACGGAACTTCTTTAAACTTATTACGCACTGCCATTATTCGCGGTGACTTTCTCATCACGGCTGAAGTTGCACCACCAAAAGGTAGCAACCCCTCGCATATGGTGCAAATGGCACAACAACTCAAAGATCGCGTCCACGCGGTGAATATTACTGATGGTAGTAGGGCAGTACTGCGGATGTCTTCGTTAGCTGCTTCGGTAATATTGTTGCAACATGAAATTGAGCCAATTTGTCAAATTGCTTGTCGCGATCGCAACCGCATTGGACTCCAAGCAGATCTCATGGGTGCTTATGCTCTCGGCATCCGCAATATTTTAGCACTCACAGGCGACCCTGTAAAAGCAGGCGATCATGTTGATGCCAAAAGTGTTTTTGACCTTGAATCTATCCGACTCCTCAAATTAATTCATAAAATGAATTCTGGAATAGATTGTTGCGATCAACCTCTCAGTGATGGTGCAACAGATTTATTTCCTGGTGCAGCAGTCGATCCACAATTAGCAAGCTGGTCAGGGTTACAAAGTCGGTTTGAGCGTAAACTTGAAGCTGGAGCGCAGTTTTTCCAAAGTCAGCTAATTACAGATTTTGACCGCTTAGAAAAATTTATGGATCAAATAGCCAATGGTTGTGGTAAGCCAATCATGGCAGGTATCTTTTTATTAAAATCTGCTAAAAATGCGCAATTTATTAATCGCTGCGTCCCTGGTGTGAATATTCCACAACATATTATTGACCGCTTAGAACAAGCAAAAGATCCTCTACAAGAAGGAGTCAAAATAGCAGCAGAACAAGTACAAATCGCTCGTGAATTGTGTCAAGGTATCCACATGATGGCAGTCAAGCGTGAAGATTTAATTCCGCAAATTTTAGACTTAGCTGGCGTTGCACCAGTAAAAAGACCAATAATGTCAATGAAGACTTAG
- the ychF gene encoding redox-regulated ATPase YchF: MLRAGIVGLPNVGKSTLFNALVANAKAEAANFPFCTIEPNVGVVAVPDERLQVLGEISSSAQIVPARVEFVDIAGLVKGASQGEGLGNQFLSHIREVDAIAHVVRCFENDDIIHVAGSVDPQRDIEIINLELALADLAQIEKRIERTRKQARTSKDAQFEVTVLEKLTAALNEGKSVRQVDLNEEEVATIKGLGLLSSKPIIYAANVSEDDLATGNEYVEQVRQIASQENAQVVIVSAQVEAELVELPEEDKAEFLASLGVEEGGLKSLIRATYELLGLRTYFTSGPKETRAWTIHAGMSAPQAAGVIHSDFERGFIRAETVAYKDLVATGSMNAAKEKGLVRSEGKDYVVQEGDVMLFRFNV, from the coding sequence ATGCTCAGAGCCGGAATAGTAGGGCTACCCAACGTTGGTAAATCGACTTTATTTAATGCTTTGGTTGCTAATGCCAAGGCAGAAGCTGCTAACTTCCCTTTCTGTACAATTGAACCAAATGTTGGTGTAGTCGCAGTTCCAGATGAACGGTTACAAGTTCTTGGGGAAATTTCATCTTCAGCGCAAATTGTGCCAGCGCGGGTTGAGTTTGTCGATATTGCGGGTTTAGTTAAAGGTGCAAGCCAAGGAGAAGGTTTAGGCAATCAGTTTTTATCACATATTCGCGAAGTAGATGCGATCGCTCATGTCGTACGTTGTTTTGAAAACGACGACATTATTCATGTAGCGGGTTCAGTTGATCCGCAGCGAGATATTGAGATTATTAACTTAGAACTCGCTTTAGCAGATTTAGCTCAAATAGAAAAACGGATTGAACGCACGAGAAAACAAGCCCGTACAAGTAAAGATGCGCAGTTTGAAGTTACAGTTTTAGAAAAACTTACTGCTGCATTAAATGAAGGCAAGTCGGTACGACAAGTTGATTTAAATGAAGAAGAAGTCGCAACAATTAAAGGACTTGGACTACTAAGTAGTAAACCAATAATTTATGCTGCAAATGTCTCGGAAGATGACTTAGCAACGGGTAATGAATATGTCGAACAAGTGCGGCAAATTGCTTCTCAAGAAAATGCTCAAGTTGTGATTGTTTCTGCCCAAGTTGAAGCCGAATTGGTAGAATTACCTGAAGAAGATAAAGCTGAGTTTCTAGCATCTTTAGGCGTCGAAGAAGGCGGATTAAAATCATTAATTCGCGCAACTTATGAACTTTTAGGATTGCGTACCTATTTCACGTCAGGACCTAAAGAAACCCGCGCTTGGACAATTCATGCAGGAATGTCAGCACCCCAAGCCGCAGGTGTAATTCACTCTGATTTTGAACGTGGATTTATTCGGGCAGAGACGGTTGCATACAAAGATTTAGTTGCAACAGGTTCAATGAATGCCGCAAAAGAAAAAGGTTTAGTTCGCAGTGAAGGAAAAGATTACGTTGTTCAAGAAGGCGATGTAATGCTATTCCGATTTAATGTATAG
- a CDS encoding isochorismatase has protein sequence MNTHQLPIPTFFAPSKVNEVWRVPYQQRAVEAATWAQRYNITPASEDKIRVGLLLIDVQNTFCIPGFELFVGGRSGTGAVEDNTRLCEFIYRHLGVISTIAATMDTHTAMQIFHPVFWINSSGDHPTPATLIMPDEVEQGIWKVNPAVAASISNGDYQALQNHALHYVNQLTNRGKYPLTVWPYHAMLGGISHALVSAVEEAVFFHTIARNAQTRFEIKGNNPLTENYSVLHPEVLTGVDGQAIARKNTELIQDLLEFDKLIVAGQAKSHCVAWTIDDLLTEIKSVDSSLAQKIYLLEDCTSPVVIPDIVDYTEQAEAAFERFAKAGMHLVKSSQASDWLA, from the coding sequence ATGAATACTCATCAACTCCCAATCCCTACTTTCTTTGCTCCTAGTAAAGTTAATGAAGTATGGCGTGTTCCTTACCAACAACGTGCAGTAGAAGCAGCAACTTGGGCACAGCGATACAACATTACACCAGCAAGTGAAGATAAAATTCGCGTTGGTTTACTTTTAATTGATGTACAGAATACTTTTTGCATTCCTGGCTTTGAACTATTTGTGGGAGGAAGATCCGGTACAGGTGCAGTTGAAGATAATACACGTTTGTGTGAATTTATCTATCGCCACTTAGGTGTGATTAGTACGATCGCTGCGACAATGGATACGCACACCGCAATGCAAATTTTCCATCCTGTATTTTGGATTAATTCTTCTGGCGATCATCCCACACCCGCAACATTAATTATGCCAGATGAAGTAGAACAAGGAATCTGGAAAGTCAATCCTGCTGTCGCGGCGAGTATTAGTAACGGAGATTATCAAGCCCTACAAAACCATGCCTTACACTATGTTAATCAGTTAACAAATCGCGGTAAATATCCCTTAACGGTATGGCCTTACCATGCCATGCTGGGCGGTATTAGTCATGCTTTGGTTTCTGCGGTAGAAGAAGCCGTGTTTTTCCATACAATTGCCCGTAACGCCCAAACAAGATTTGAAATTAAAGGTAACAATCCGTTAACTGAAAATTATTCAGTACTGCATCCAGAAGTATTAACAGGTGTTGACGGTCAAGCAATTGCGCGAAAAAATACAGAATTAATTCAGGACTTATTAGAGTTTGACAAACTCATTGTTGCAGGTCAAGCTAAAAGTCACTGTGTTGCTTGGACAATTGATGATTTATTAACAGAAATTAAATCGGTTGATTCCAGCCTAGCGCAAAAAATTTATTTGCTAGAAGACTGCACTTCTCCCGTTGTTATTCCTGATATAGTAGATTACACCGAACAAGCTGAAGCCGCTTTTGAAAGGTTTGCTAAGGCAGGAATGCATCTGGTTAAATCGAGTCAAGCAAGTGATTGGTTAGCTTGA
- a CDS encoding glycoside hydrolase family 43 protein, with protein sequence MPHTEPMPEISTEKRTYTNPVYTGYFADPFVWEYQGVYYAIGTGAAEAEGQMDKIAVVHGDNSTDELRVFPLLRSDDFLNWHFAGNALLRPDPALGDNFWAPEVAYCDGKFYLYYSVGHGDKDHQLRVAISDRPLGPYQDVGESLLDPSDCPFAIDPHPFRDDDGQWYLFYARDFLDTEGNVRAGTALMVDRLEGMTKLAGVGKVVLRARYDWQRFLANRPMYGGIYDWHTLEGPCVRKYAGRYYCLYSGGRWETENYGVDYGVADNVMGPYSGSGSEAGPRVLRSVPDHVLGPGHNSVIVGPDGQTEYIVYHAWGANMEARQMFLDRLIWMPDGPRSNGPTWTLQTIGSK encoded by the coding sequence ATGCCTCATACCGAGCCTATGCCTGAAATCTCTACTGAAAAGCGAACCTACACTAATCCTGTCTATACAGGCTATTTTGCCGATCCTTTCGTTTGGGAATACCAGGGTGTATACTACGCGATCGGCACAGGTGCAGCGGAAGCAGAAGGACAAATGGATAAAATCGCGGTGGTACATGGCGATAACTCTACAGACGAATTGCGCGTCTTTCCCCTGCTACGCTCCGACGATTTTCTGAACTGGCACTTTGCTGGTAACGCGTTGCTAAGACCAGATCCTGCCCTCGGTGATAACTTTTGGGCACCCGAAGTTGCCTACTGTGACGGCAAGTTCTATCTATATTACTCAGTGGGTCACGGGGACAAGGATCATCAGTTGCGCGTTGCCATAAGCGATCGCCCACTGGGACCGTATCAGGACGTTGGCGAGTCGCTGCTAGATCCTTCGGATTGCCCTTTCGCTATTGATCCGCACCCCTTCCGTGATGACGATGGGCAGTGGTACCTATTCTATGCCCGCGATTTTCTAGACACTGAGGGCAACGTGCGTGCTGGCACTGCGCTAATGGTAGACCGATTGGAAGGCATGACAAAGCTGGCAGGCGTTGGGAAAGTTGTCTTGCGTGCCCGCTATGATTGGCAACGATTTCTAGCGAACCGTCCTATGTACGGTGGCATTTATGACTGGCACACTTTGGAAGGACCCTGTGTCCGCAAGTATGCAGGTCGCTACTACTGCTTATACAGCGGTGGGCGCTGGGAAACTGAAAACTACGGCGTAGACTATGGAGTTGCAGATAACGTAATGGGACCCTACTCTGGCTCGGGTAGTGAGGCGGGACCGCGCGTTTTGCGGTCTGTTCCTGATCATGTTCTCGGTCCTGGTCATAACTCGGTCATTGTTGGTCCGGATGGTCAGACCGAGTACATTGTTTACCATGCCTGGGGTGCGAACATGGAGGCACGGCAAATGTTCTTGGATCGGCTCA
- a CDS encoding DMT family transporter produces MQIWQVPKPWQIGLVLIIGVFGISTAAIFVRLAFAAVPGVPSVGFSLVLSATRLTISAILLLPAWRHLRSSPPSRTSVYYALVAGVCLALHFATWITSLAFTSIAAASTLVSSTPIWVALLSWLWLREKLSLITLIGVGVALAGGIVIALGSSGVDVASRPLLGTFLALFGAWMYGLYLLLGRKAQQEGLGLGSYITIAYTTGAFILLPLPGLFSASYTGYPLIVYVYILLIAIFSQMIGHTSLNWGMRWLSPTFVTLAALFEPVGASFLAYFLLDELPGRLTLLGAAILLVGVACAIVGSQHE; encoded by the coding sequence ATGCAAATTTGGCAAGTACCTAAACCTTGGCAAATCGGGTTAGTTTTAATCATCGGGGTATTTGGAATTTCAACTGCGGCAATTTTTGTTCGGTTAGCCTTTGCAGCAGTACCAGGTGTTCCTAGTGTTGGATTTAGTCTCGTTCTATCCGCAACGCGTTTGACAATTTCTGCAATACTACTACTGCCAGCTTGGCGACATCTGCGCTCATCTCCACCTAGTCGTACATCTGTATACTATGCATTAGTAGCAGGCGTTTGCTTAGCGCTACACTTTGCGACATGGATTACCTCGCTTGCTTTCACTTCAATTGCTGCTGCATCGACTTTAGTTAGTAGCACACCCATTTGGGTTGCTTTACTTTCATGGTTATGGCTTCGCGAAAAACTATCACTGATAACTCTGATTGGAGTTGGTGTTGCACTTGCAGGCGGTATTGTCATTGCACTAGGAAGTTCTGGGGTAGATGTTGCTAGTCGTCCCTTACTGGGGACCTTTCTGGCGCTTTTTGGTGCTTGGATGTACGGCTTATACTTACTCCTCGGACGTAAAGCCCAACAAGAAGGTTTAGGATTAGGCAGCTATATCACAATTGCTTACACTACAGGAGCCTTCATCTTACTTCCGCTGCCAGGATTATTTAGTGCATCGTATACAGGCTACCCATTAATCGTATATGTTTACATACTATTGATTGCGATTTTCTCGCAAATGATTGGGCATACCAGCCTTAACTGGGGGATGCGCTGGCTTTCACCAACTTTTGTCACCCTTGCTGCTTTATTTGAACCTGTCGGCGCAAGTTTTCTGGCTTATTTCCTATTGGACGAATTACCAGGAAGATTAACACTCCTAGGTGCAGCTATCTTATTAGTGGGAGTAGCTTGTGCAATCGTTGGATCACAGCACGAATAA
- the rpsU gene encoding 30S ribosomal protein S21 has product MTQVVVGENENFESALRRFKRQVSKAGILPDIKSKRHFETPIEKRKRKAVARRRKRRFRSN; this is encoded by the coding sequence ATGACCCAAGTTGTTGTAGGGGAAAATGAAAATTTTGAGTCAGCATTAAGGAGATTTAAGCGTCAAGTCTCTAAAGCAGGGATTCTACCAGATATTAAGAGCAAACGTCACTTTGAAACTCCTATTGAAAAGCGTAAGCGTAAAGCAGTTGCCAGAAGAAGGAAACGCCGTTTCCGGAGCAACTAA